The sequence below is a genomic window from Carassius gibelio isolate Cgi1373 ecotype wild population from Czech Republic chromosome A17, carGib1.2-hapl.c, whole genome shotgun sequence.
aatatgaacTATATTCTTATTcaaaaaactatattaatatattaaaaacaatgtcaaaaacaacaaaataactcaaattaaaacGAGAAccgaaaaaataaatatgataatagTATCTCACTTATGCTAAACTAAAACTGGTATGCACTAATCGGAGAATgtgaaaattgcatttatttatgagGCGCCAAATAGGagtaatcaaaattattttggaGCATAAATTATGAAGTTGAAATTGTAGTTATATATTCTTagattatttaaagtataaagattataattacattttacgtATGTTTTCGTGCTAtaagtcaccactgataagctattactaaatattgaagAAACTTAATTTTGGgttaagttgctttgcaatgatttgtattgtaaaaagcgctataaaataaacttgaattgaaaattgaattgaatataaaaGTACCCTTTGAAGTTCCTTAAACTTAAgccaaactatttatttaaattcacatctaATCCATTTCTTCAATATGGTAAGTTATGTTGAGGAGCTTTGTTCAGGAAAGTCCAGTTTTATGATTTTGAAACTGACATGGAATGTATTAATACACTTATTAATCTTGGTAGAGCTACTATCCATAACTACAGTTGTGCAGAACATGGCATCCTTACAGTATGTTAATAACATGGATGCGACAGAAAGGAATCAATTAAAGATGAAAAGGAGAACAGCAGCGCGAGAGCATCAAGTGAAGGCGGCTTGCTTTGATGTGCACAACCAAAAAGAGTCCTGATTATGAAATGCTTTGCTGGAAAAACTGTTGGCTCcaaaagtaattttttaataCTGACACTTGTTTATTAAACTAAGAGTTTTATAGAAATACAAGGAACATGACTTTGTTTACAGGAGCTTTTAACAttctatatatattatgtatgcaagaaaatatataaaaacttctagtctaaaaatacacattacatttttatacaggGACGTGCAAAGTGGATTATAGTTTATTGAAAtagcataaatatatatgtacataatgTACATCTTTGATGTCTAATTGTGTTTAAGAGAGTACTGCACTATATTAAACTGGCCagtagaaagatttttttttttttggttgccagTTCCCTGTGGTGCCTGCCGGAGGTCAAAAGAAGCTGTGTCCTTGGTCTGCTGGATCCATAATGATTTTTCctcctttttatttaactttagagGTGTATACTGTACGTCTAGTGCATTTATTCTCGGTTTGTTGACATTTTATGTCTGATTTGGTGGCTGAactaaaccagacagttatagaggTGTGCAAGATGAACACCGGTGGCTTGGAGGAATATTTTTTGGCTTTAAGCAAGATATTACATGCAAAACCCTTGTTTTTGTCATGTATTTTGTCAGTTTTATGCTATTTTGCTTCCATAACCTGCCTTCTTTCTGGCTAGTGGAAAGGAAATTTTCTTCAATATTTTATAACACTTTATCTGTTTGCACCTGAAGATTTCAAACACAATACATATCAGAGGGATTTGTTCTTAAATCATTCATCTTCttatacttaaaatgtatttttggactaTATTTTGTGATTCACTGTATTTacagaggggtttgttcatatatcattcacctgtgtatttaacattttatacctAAAAACTGATCTTGACCTATATTATCTGATTTATAGAGAGATAAATAGAGATATCCCAAATCCCCTCTGTATTTAACACTAAATGTcaacaaaattaaataagaatTTTAAACCTGGCTTTATCCAATGTTCAGATTTTGGTTCTGGAAATGTATTCAAATCAGTGCATATTGAATTAGACAAtgccttatttgcatatttaaacatgacattatcaaaaacttgtaatacaaaacagTTGTGTTAATTGTTTGTGATAAATTAACTGTGAAAAGCATCATTTCCTCACCTCCATGTACTTCCAAATCTGTGTGTCCTCTCtggaacacaattgaagatattttaatgaatgcttCAACTGTTTCATGAACAATGAATGTTAATGGGGtcaactttcattgtatggactaATAAAACACTgagaatttttaaaaaaatatcatttggtgtgtgtttcacagaagaaagaaaggtcTGGCCTCCACACTTTGCTGCTCTGCGATTGGATCTGTCAGTACTTAATATAATGagctttaaagtaaaaaaaatactcataagtggattatttaaaataacctcAAAAATCAGCTGTTTTCAGTAAACCTGAAGACCGATCACATAATCACAGATTTTAAGGGTGCTGATGGCTGACTTACTCACCAGTTTTTAGAGGGAAtgagatgaaagacagacaggcCGCTGTCTAGCAATGATGCAACATTTTCCAGTTTTCTGCAGctgtataaaaacagattttctcatgtttcTCACAGGTCATTTACGCCCTCAACACAAAAAATGATGAGCATGAAGATGCCATCCAATCTCTGAAAGAGGTCCACGATGAGGAGGTTCAGCACATCCTGACCGAGGCTCGGGAAAAGATCTTTCACTACAAGAGCAAGATCGGGGACGAGGCCGACCTGAAACGGCGCCTGCAGTCCCTGGAGGAATCTGTGGAGCTGCACGAACACATGAAGCGCCAAGCGCTGGCCGAGTTCGAGATGTACCGGCAGCGCGTGGAGGACTCGCAGCTGTGCACGGAGGCCCAGCACACACAACGTGTGGTGTCCATGTCCCGTGAAGTGGAGGACATGCGGCACGAGTTCGAAGAGAAGCTGCGCTCCTTCAGTCAGGTGCAAGCCCAGTTTGAGCAGGAGAAACGGCGGGCGTTGGAGGAGCTCAAGTCGGTCCACCGACAGGAAGTTCAGGAGCTGCTGGAAAGCCAGCAGAACCAGAGTGCATCCTCCAGCCTGGAACAGGAGAAATTGGCTGAGCTGCATCGTACGGAGCTGGAGTCACTCATGGAGCGCGTGGAGGAGCTGACGCAGGACAAAGTCCGGTTGGTGGAGGAATACGAGGCCAAGCTAAGCAAGGCTCAAGGGTTCTATGAACGTGAGCTGGAGGCCATGAGACGGACGCAGCAGCTCACCACAGAGAACTTGCTGGCCTGGAGGAGGACGGAGGTGGAACTGAGGAAGGAGTTTCAGGTGCAGGAGTCGGCTCTTCAGAGGACCCTCTGTAAACTCCGTGCTGAACTCCACAGAGCTCAGGATGAGGCGCGAGAGAGCAGGGACAAGACCAACAGACTGCAGGCATCTCTTAATAATGCAGAAGTCACAATTACGGTAAGATTCATTCAAGACTGTTTCTTCAACTCTAGGCACTTTTATTGAGTTCATTATTAGAACGGTCAGAATGGTTTTATTTCTGTTATATTGAAAATGTCTACATAACTTAACTTTATTACTTTTAATATGCCTTTTATTGTAGATATTATTGTTTTAACCTTTTCCCAGACACATAATTTTAATCTAAATAAGGAAACCTGTCATAAATATTACACATCTTAATATCTATAATCTAAACAATAAGtgaatgtacactaccattcaaaagtttgtgatcggggagattttattatgtttttgaaagtcaatttgactaaaagtgcaataaaacagtaatattgtgaaatattattaaaatgttctatttttaaaatgttatttttttcctgcgatggcaaagctgaattttcagcaaatgaTTAGTATTTTTATCAAAAGTGCACTTGTCtacaataagaaaaaaatgtaatgagaCCAAGTATTAAAATgtgatgcataaaaaaaattaagatattgtGCATTTCCAAATTGTAATTTTCAGAgtgaaaatgaatgtttaattGTGTTTACTTGGAATACATAGACAAGGAAAAAGAGGCATCTTAGGTATTCcatgtgatttccattacagaatGCTATTTaacacaatgaataatctgaGATATGTTGGAAATTGGGCAGTTTGTGAtgatcagaacaaaacaaaattgacAGAATTCTCACGATGCATACAGCGTATGGACACTCGACACTGACCCTGGGAAATTACGCAAAGTATGGGTGTGAAAAGTGTGTTTATAGTACACAGGGCCAAAATTGgccatagttgaagaaacacaaaATGCCTTGGGTACAATTTACAGcatataatgaaatgtaaataaacatcATTGAGATGAGTCTGTGAGTTTAGATgctttctaaaaataataatgcatctcaaaaagttttttttctctatttacaGGAGTTACATAAGCAGCTGGAAGAGGCCATACAGGATGGAGAGATTTGGGTGATGCAACTGAAAGATACAGAATATGAGCTGGAGGGAAGCAGAGATCGAGTTCAGCAGCAGGCCAATGAAATCCTTCACAAAGCCAGTGAGAATAATGTCGTGAACAAATGCATTTTTCTTCAGTATATTGCACTGACTCACTCAAGCTGAAGTGTGAGAGATTTTTTAGAGAGGTTACAGTTTCGTGATAGCTTGGCTGAGATGGATTTAGCTCTGTTTTGCCTGAATTTCACTTGAATTCTACTTAGTTTTTATGTTTGCGATTGACTCCTTCATGTCTACAAATAATAATTtgccatatttatttttgaggaagcattaaactaataaaaatcctCATTGTATTTAATTAACAGGTCAGATAGGCTCTCTTCAAGCGACCCAAATGAGCCACGAGGCCACTATCAGGGACCTGGGCTCCGAGCAGAACCGCCTGAAGGAGAAGATCCTACAGcgggaggaggagagagagagacttcagAAACAGATTCAAACAGTGGAAGAACAACAGCATCAGAAGATCCTCAACCTGGAGAAGGTCAAATCTTTTTTCTTAAATTAGGCAGACTAAAAAACAGTTTGAAAGCATTTATTGATTTTGCAGTAAGTTATAGCAATAAATGAtagcaataagaaatgtttcttgagcaccaaatcagcatattagaaggatatCTGAAGGttcgtgtgacactgaagtctgaaaatgtagctttgtcatcacaggaagaAGTTACACATAGTTAATCAAAGAAGTTAATCACAATagtctgtgtcataaaataaaacaCCATACACATTCAGAGTCATATATCCGCTCAAATATTCAGATTATTGCTTATTAAAGGCATAAAGGCTTTCCATTGACAGATCATTAGATTTTTACATTAAGTCTCTCCTAAATCTTGAATATTTGGTTACATCCTTGAGACTGGGACTATATAGTCATATGTGTCAAATATGATGTTCACAAAATGTTGCTAAATAGTATTTTGAAAGCACTCACTGCCAATTGGAAACAATTATCATGGTATTCGAAACAAGGAATCGAGATTTGACAAAGTGTAAATGAAGCTGTGGTGTTTTGGCAGTCGCTTTGTGAGGAAAAGCAGAACTATGAAATGGAGCTGGCGCGAATCAGGGCCAAATACGAAGAGGAAACGGCCTGTCTGAAAGAAAGCCAAGCAGAATCCTTAGAGGAACTCAAGGAGAAACACCGAGTCCAGCAGGAAGGGGCTCGCAGTGccgcagagagagagaagaaccaGTTGCTCAGTGTAAGAACATTTAgttcttaaaagaatagttcacctaaaaatgaaaatatgctgaaaatctACTTATCTTCATTCCAGCCAAGATTTGTTTTTCCATCACAccaaaatttggagaaatttaccattttatcacttgcTCACGAACACGCAGCTTTTCAGGTCAATattggactggagtcatgtggattacttgtggattattgtgatgtttttatcagctgtttagactctcattctgacggcacccattcactgcagtgatgcaatgctaaatttctccagacTCATCTCTTGGCTGGACCTAGGATGAataaattttcagcattttttaacTTGTGGGAGAACCTTTTATATCGAtatgaatatttgtttttatgaatttAGATCTATAATAAACTTTACGTTTTTGCTTCATTAGCATTTTCACATTAGATATTCACTCCCTTGTGTTCTCTTTTGATTTTTATTACTCTCTGTGTTccgtttaataaaaataaactgcaacGTCTTAATGCAAAACAAATTAAGAATATGAATATTTAGTCTTATTAAAAAATGACTTGTGGATTACTACTTTTCCCAAATCATCTATTGAAACCCTGAGAGCTATGCCAAATTGCATTTTCTGCTCCCCGTTGAGTAGTTTTGATTATGCAAACAGCCATTTCTCATTGCAGTGATGACAATATGACAGTGATATTATTCCCACTGTTTTTGTGGCACTCGATAAAAATAGCTCTCAATCACAACAAATATTGACTAATCTTCTTGTCATCTCATGACAATCACGTCACTCAATTCTTCTGAAAACCTCTTTGTGCTCTACAAAGCTCTTTTACAGCTCCtgtgtaattaaatgtaaaaagactCCATCTGTCAGAGGCAGATTGTCCTACTGTCTGGTTTCACCTCTTATTCTGTTGGCCTGCTATGGCTTTTCtgaggttttctttttctttttactttcccAGGAGATGAGACAACAATTTGATATCCGGCGTCTGTCGTTGGAAGAGCAGAGAAACCACCTGCAACAACAACTGGAGACCATACGAGAGGAACTCACTACCAAGCTCAACATGGCCAACCAAGAGGTTTAGAACATCAACTATTTATTTTTGTCTAGATGAACTTTTCTGCTTCCAAAAAGGTTTAGATTGTAATTTTGTTTGTCTAGACCAAATGATTTAGATGGTTGATCAGCTGCATTTTTAGGTGGGGGCCTCTTTTTGAACTGGTTGATAATTTAATAGCTGGACAAAGCTAGTAAACCACCTTAAACCAGTAATAAAccaatttacataatatattgtgtatatattatatatatagttgtagTATTGTGAACTAATGTAATTTCCATCTTTAAAAATagtgaatttattattttatttattttatcaagacATATACTGAATGTAAGGGAATCTATCGCATAGTAAGAATGACCTCAATTTTGTAATTTTAGGAATGCATTTAATTGTCTTTGTGGATTTTTCTCAGGTGTCTCATTTGAAGGATCTTGTGAAGGAGAGTGAAAAAAATCTTGATACTGCTGAGAACCACATCTCCTGTCTTAAAGACAGCCAAGAAAAGCTTTTTATTGAGCTGGACGCCACCAGGGCGAGAGTGAGAGAAACGAGCAACCTGCTCACGGATCTACAAGTAAAGTGCTCCAATGTTTTTTACtccatttattataaattacacGCATTTTGAGTCAGTCTCTCATTCTGAAATAGAAGAAGCATTTAGAGATGTTGATATAAAATGTTCACGCTTTTAGAAGCGTGAAAACCACTGACGCATCTCATCGTTTAGAGGGTGAAGCAGGAATTCAGCGTGGCAATCAGTGCAATAGGAGACTGATAATAGAGCGTGGCAGAGatgttaaaagaaaaattaagccTCATTCAATTTTGAAGACACCTGAAAACAGCCGCATTAGTTCTTTACTAAAGCCTGCAGGAAGAGGTTGCATGTCTAAAGATGACATTTGTGTACACAGCTCTACTTGAAACTGCTCTCTCCTTGCATTATCTCATTATCTGCTCACAGGAGGAGATAGAGACCCAGAAACAGCAACATGAATCTAGGGTCATCGCTATCAAAAcagaggagaaacagaaaatgGACAAAATCACAAAGGAGCTGGATCTCAAGTGGACCGATGCTCTGAGGTGCTGCACGAAGCATATAAATTATGCATTACTGTGGAAAAGACAAGGCTAAAAACAGAGCGAGATTTGTCAGTGCACATTGCATTAAATTGTATACACTGTGACCGTTTTAATCGTGTGAGAGTGCACATGAAAAATCACATCTAAAATAGGAGCAGTCTGTCCTGCATCGAAGCCTGTGACAAATCCTCTTACACAGACATGCATTTGGATTAAAATATGCTAATTACAAAAGTAAGAGGTTACCATCTAATCTGCACAATGGTACAGCAGCACACATTATACAGTGTACAAGGTTATGGAGACAACTGTGTGGTTCTTACTTATTAACAATTTAATATGTCACTTTCAGAGTCACTTCTACGCTGTTTAAGCAATGTGTCCTTGTATCTGTTTCATCCTGTCAGTTTTACCCTCAGTTTTTCTGTTTCGTCTCAGGGCTGAGCTGAAGGGTCTTCGGGAAGAGCTCACAGCTGAACATCAGGCAGAGAAACAGGTGGCCCTGACACAACTTTCCCAGCAGAGAGACCTGGAGATGATGGCAGCCAGGGAGAGCTGGCAGAGGAAAGTCGAGGACCTCCTAGAACAGGTAACGGAGGGTCACAGAGGTGACATTTTGTCGTTTATTCCTGTTgtctacatttaatattttacaggTATACTCcacacttttgtaaaaaaaaaagaaaaaaaagaaaatgaaaattcattttcaggtttcttgtaatttgtaatgaaacaaacatttgtaggagcaaataaaaaatgcaacaaaaaatctaacaaaactaacaattcaaaacaaatgtttttaaaaatacaaatatcttgTATTTTACACTTGTTATGCTTGTAACATTTTTCCCAGAAGTAGACTTGTTTTCAGGTTTCTTGTTTCAAAACtgtaacaaaacaaacatttgtgagaaaaatacaactaaacaaaaaacatttaaaaagtatcaAACGTttataaaaatcaaacaaaaatataaaaaatctaaataaatgtttttaaaaacaaagtgTTACACTTGTTACGTTTGTAATATTCCCctcaaaaaacatatataaaaaggatagcaaatgtttgaaaaaaatatagcaaatcaaacaaatgtttataaaaacagaaatgtaaaaataaaaatggattgtaaactattgtaacttttttttcaaGAAGTACTCTTGTCTACAAGAGTGTACAAGAGTTGTGtttgaaaaacaaacagacatttaacaaaacaaatatttctgataacaaacaaaacatggaAACAAACATCTGTTAAAGTAGCAGCAAATGTTtgtaaaaatcaaacaaaagtgcagttttttcaaatgtaaatcaaaacaaatatttgtttaaaaaaagttcacaaaaaaaaaaaacaggcaattATTCTGTATGTAATGACCTCTGTTAACTTCTATGTAACTAGATTATTCATTAGATCAAAATATGTTGCTGAATAACTAATATATGTTGAAATGCACTTGTTAATGATCATATGTTAATGTGCTCTTGTTTCTGACACCAAATACCATGAAGAtgatataataatttctgaattaTTCATTTTAGCAGCTTAGTTTGAAACTACTGTAAGTCTGTTTGGACTGGGAATGTACCTTTTTCAACATATTAGTATTAcctacatacattttttattttaaaagagcaAGGAAATTCCCATTTTCCATCAAATGTCATCAAATTTGGGATAGCATGACTTCTGAGACCATAGTAAGTCCCATAGCTGTGATTCTTATAAGAGTAACTGTCAGCCGAGTATCTGTCAACATATTTCATCCGCCATTTAGTTTAGACTGACATGATGTTCTTTTTGGAATTCTGATGCTGTCAAGGCTTTTCTGGTCTTTTACAATATCATGAAATCTTGGCGTGACTGAACATTTTAGATACTATGTCAAGACATTTAAGCAGAATACACAAAGTCTCTAGTGTGTGCGTCCTCGCTTACCATGATGCTTTGCATGTTTAGTGCTTTCTGTAATGTGACAGCCTGCCTCCTGTAGTCTGTCTCTTTAGAGTCACATCACTGTCACGTTTGTCATGAGCCTGTAAATGTTGCTGTGTCAGACATCTGTCAGCATCTCTTGATGTTCGTTGTCTATCTTTAGTGCTTCCTTGGGTCAGTACCCCTGATCTCATGTAAATCtatctatactgtatatcaatgACTGTATAACAATATTGGCtaatatttgcattttgtttCTGGCATCAGGATGACATTAGAAGCAGCCTATGTTAgcctaatgtctttttttttcagttcaaataCACAAATTTTGTAATACACATTCAAATTAACACCATAAAATTAACACCTTTTAttgagattaataaaaaaaacacaaaaaaaaacacaatattttgtataaaatataacaattattcaTTATGTCCTTGCTCATTTTTGAATGCCCCTACGTCTAATTCAGACAGTATAAAGTGGATTGCTATGGACTGTATGCCAGTGATAGGCTTATGTTCAGTTatgtgaaacaaaataaataatatattgactCGATTGTGAAAGcaactatttataatatatatttgatgcTTTTGTCTGGCATGATAAATTATTGTCTTATAAGTGTCTTTATGTGCGGCATTTTCTCAAAATTTGCtatatgatttaatatgattCATCTGATTTAATGatgtattaaattacattttttattaattgacagATATTTTGATGCCTAATTTTAGTAACTGTAAAATTGATAATATAGACCATTATCAGTACTtttgaaaacaataattatataaattctaTATTTATACAATTCCAAAAAACAAATACGATAAGTCACATTTTCCATGTAGGTAATGAAGGCTCTGTGAGATACTTTTTCCTTCATAGTTCAAGGCGGATTCACTTTTGTCTGTAAGGAAGTTACAGTTTGGTTTTTAAAATCAACTCCAGCGTAGTCCCATCAACCTCAAACCTCCTCTTCTTTTGCCCTCATTTTATTGCCTCAATATCTATTTTTAGCCCACTATTTTCTGCATGCAGAGATTTGCTCACCATCTCCTGTTTATTTGCTTTCTTTATTATTTCCTTATCTTAGGCCTCATCTGATTATTATGTACTGAAGCATGTGAAGATTAAGATCATTATTCTTTTGGTAGATTATCAGTTTAGATTATATTACTTTTCTCATTTAGGGTATCCTGGGGTAGTTCAGGAAATACTGCTGAGCGGatctaaattaatgtattttacttGCATAAAACTGATGATAAAGCTCAACGGCAAGACAGCAGTCAAAATGATTGTAATAGCATTTTGCATGCAGTTTATGTCATATTTCATCTGCAGTACGGAGCTATTTCTGAAAGGATTACATTTCAGATTGCTTGTGGCATTGTCATTTTTTCATCTCTCTGAGGGCTCGGTATTCTGTGTGAGTCTTATGAACCTGTTTTTCTGTTGTGTCAGATCTCTCTGCTGAAGCAGAGCCTGGAGCTACAGATGTCACAGTCGAAAAGCGCGCTGCAGCAGTTGCAGGCGCAGTTCAGTCAAGAGCGCGAGCACCTGGCGCAGCAGTTGCAGGAGCTGGCGCTGGAGCATCAGCACAGAGAGTGCCACCTGCAGGAAGCCCACTGCTGCGCCATGCAGGACATAGAGGAAGCACAACAAATGGAGCTTAGGGTACCTTCACCTTACATGCAAACACAGACATGCCAAATGCAAACTCGCACACAATGATATGAGCATCAGGAGATATGCTTCTGTCTTCCTACTACCTCTGATGCAGATGTGTGTTTCATCAATAACAGACACTCAGACactttttaatgtacttttacatttttttcaatagTATTTAGTATTTGAGTATTTACGTAAGGTATGCCCTACAATGAATATACATGCATCACAggagaattctgtcatttttggTTTCTGAAAGTATTTCCAGTATTTTCCACacataactgaaatgttttcagaactatttttttacatttttggaataaaataggtagcataaagtataaataaataagtagtaTTGTATGCATTCTACATGATTAAGTAATGTTATTTACACTTTGCATAAATTAACACAATTTGATCGGaaatttttatgatatttacagtATCTGTTTTCTTCACACATCACGTCTcacaatgaatattattatggTTTGATCTTTATTACTGTAGtttgacatttatatttattgtttttatattttataattttagatgtaaatttttattgttttaattttaaaacatgcatACGTAATTAATcacacactaccgttcaaaagattggagtgttttttttatgttttttgaaatgctgcatttatttgatttaaatataaaaacagtaatattgttaaaattaaaaataaatgttttctattttaatatattttcaaatgttatttatttatttgatggcaaagcggaattttcagcagccattattccagtcttaagtttcacatgatctttaaaaaaaaaaaaattctaatatgatgatttaatgatttgatgctataaaaaatattatttcttcttatttttaagtttaaaaatcaATAGTCatgctaatttttttaatattctttttttatatattaggttaaaaagaacatcatttatttgaaatataattctttaataacattataaatgcctttactgtcacttttggtcatttaaatgcatccttgcagaataaaagtgtttatttctttttttaaatcttctggCCCcagacatttgaatggtagtgtatatgccACCTGTTTTTCATCTATTTGTGATCACCGTGTAATGATTATCACCTTCACTGTCTCCTTTTCCCCTTCATAGTACTGTACATGTCTGTTTCCTTTACTCTCTGGATTTGTCATTATCACCCCACACTGAGAATCTCCACTGTGCATGACTTCTGTATGGTAAATTACCCTTCTTTTTGTCCTTGCATGTCTACAGTCTAC
It includes:
- the LOC128031350 gene encoding protein FAM184A-like isoform X1, which translates into the protein MATGTGTGWQPPYSAAPGISSPAAAAAASGSGSSPSSTSSHLLYESALTMEYTQDLHLKMSKKIAQLTKVIYALNTKNDEHEDAIQSLKEVHDEEVQHILTEAREKIFHYKSKIGDEADLKRRLQSLEESVELHEHMKRQALAEFEMYRQRVEDSQLCTEAQHTQRVVSMSREVEDMRHEFEEKLRSFSQVQAQFEQEKRRALEELKSVHRQEVQELLESQQNQSASSSLEQEKLAELHRTELESLMERVEELTQDKVRLVEEYEAKLSKAQGFYERELEAMRRTQQLTTENLLAWRRTEVELRKEFQVQESALQRTLCKLRAELHRAQDEARESRDKTNRLQASLNNAEVTITELHKQLEEAIQDGEIWVMQLKDTEYELEGSRDRVQQQANEILHKASQIGSLQATQMSHEATIRDLGSEQNRLKEKILQREEERERLQKQIQTVEEQQHQKILNLEKSLCEEKQNYEMELARIRAKYEEETACLKESQAESLEELKEKHRVQQEGARSAAEREKNQLLSEMRQQFDIRRLSLEEQRNHLQQQLETIREELTTKLNMANQEVSHLKDLVKESEKNLDTAENHISCLKDSQEKLFIELDATRARVRETSNLLTDLQEEIETQKQQHESRVIAIKTEEKQKMDKITKELDLKWTDALRAELKGLREELTAEHQAEKQVALTQLSQQRDLEMMAARESWQRKVEDLLEQISLLKQSLELQMSQSKSALQQLQAQFSQEREHLAQQLQELALEHQHRECHLQEAHCCAMQDIEEAQQMELRELEERLEQEQREELHTLSEAHRQTLEILQQESDQELQTLRFELEDEGKAMLASLRSELNHLHASAIEHLRQVHFKENNAAKRELDDTIERCKEHEQDLLGRISDLRQEVSCRKNRIADLDHEIHSLNETISTLTKELELKGKEVLRVRSEANLHIRAHEQDLSKRLEREIDELNASHNRETQIMLSDFNKAQELLKDKISALQILLEGTEEKFRNRESRPEDLQVIAGLREIVSEREALVKKLVDDKKFYQLELVNREPGFNKVFNTNPNVGVINPLIKPS